In a single window of the Terrirubrum flagellatum genome:
- the lepA gene encoding translation elongation factor 4 gives MTTHAIDNIRNFSIVAHIDHGKSTLADRLIQATGALSDREMTEQVLDNMDIERERGITIKAQTVRLNYKAEDGKDYILNLMDTPGHVDFAYEVSRSLAACEGSLLVVDASQGVEAQTLANVYHALDAGHEIVPVLNKVDLPAAEPDRVKEQIEEVIGLDASDAVPISAKTGLNIDLVLEAIVNRLPAPKGDPDAPLKALLVDSWYDAYLGVVVLVRVIDGSLKKASQITMMGADANYVVDRIGVFSPKMTDVAALGPGEVGFITAQIKQVADTRVGDTITETRRKTAQALPGFKPAQPVVFCGLFPVDAAQFEDLRAAMGKLRLNDASFSFEMESSAALGFGFRCGFLGLLHLEIIQERLSREFNLDLIATAPSVIYKLNMRDGEVIEMHNPADMPDVMKILAIEEPWIRATILTPDGYLGAVLKLCEERRGSQVDLSYVGARAKVVYDLPLNEVVFDFYDRLKSVSKGYASFDYQLTDYREGDLVKLQMLVNGDPVDALSMLVHRTRAETRGRAMCEKLKDLIPPHLFVIPIQAAIGGKIIARETVRALRKDVTAKCYGGDASRKRKLLDKQKEGKKRMRQFGKVEIPQEAFIAALKMDS, from the coding sequence ATGACCACCCACGCCATCGACAATATCCGCAATTTCTCGATCGTCGCCCATATCGATCATGGCAAATCGACCCTGGCCGACCGGCTGATTCAGGCGACGGGCGCCCTCTCCGATCGCGAGATGACGGAGCAGGTGCTCGACAACATGGATATCGAGCGCGAGCGCGGCATCACCATCAAGGCGCAGACCGTCCGCCTCAACTACAAGGCTGAGGACGGCAAGGACTATATCCTCAACCTCATGGACACGCCCGGCCATGTCGACTTCGCCTATGAGGTGTCGCGGTCGCTTGCGGCCTGCGAAGGTTCGCTTCTGGTGGTCGACGCCTCTCAGGGCGTCGAGGCGCAGACGCTCGCCAACGTCTATCACGCGCTCGACGCCGGTCACGAAATCGTGCCCGTGCTCAACAAGGTCGACTTGCCGGCGGCGGAGCCTGATCGCGTCAAGGAACAGATCGAGGAAGTGATCGGCCTCGACGCGTCGGACGCAGTGCCGATCTCGGCCAAGACAGGCCTCAATATCGACCTCGTGCTGGAAGCGATCGTCAATCGCCTGCCCGCTCCGAAGGGCGATCCTGACGCCCCGCTCAAGGCGCTGCTCGTCGACAGTTGGTACGACGCCTATCTCGGCGTCGTGGTGCTGGTGCGCGTCATCGACGGCTCGCTGAAGAAGGCGAGCCAGATCACCATGATGGGCGCCGACGCGAATTACGTCGTCGACCGCATCGGCGTGTTCTCGCCGAAGATGACCGACGTCGCGGCGCTTGGTCCCGGCGAAGTGGGCTTCATCACGGCGCAGATCAAGCAGGTGGCCGACACGCGCGTCGGCGACACCATCACCGAGACGCGACGCAAGACGGCGCAGGCGCTGCCGGGCTTCAAGCCGGCGCAGCCCGTGGTGTTCTGCGGACTGTTTCCCGTGGACGCCGCGCAATTCGAGGATCTGCGCGCCGCGATGGGCAAGCTGCGCCTCAACGACGCCAGCTTCTCCTTCGAGATGGAAAGCTCTGCTGCGCTTGGCTTTGGTTTCCGCTGCGGCTTCCTCGGCCTGCTGCATCTCGAAATCATCCAGGAACGGCTGTCGCGCGAATTCAATCTCGATCTCATCGCGACGGCGCCGTCGGTCATCTACAAGCTGAACATGCGCGACGGCGAAGTGATCGAAATGCACAATCCGGCCGACATGCCCGATGTGATGAAGATCCTCGCGATCGAGGAGCCGTGGATTCGCGCCACGATCCTGACGCCGGACGGCTATCTCGGCGCGGTGCTGAAACTCTGCGAGGAGCGCCGCGGCAGCCAGGTCGATCTCAGCTATGTCGGCGCGCGCGCCAAGGTCGTCTATGACCTGCCGCTCAACGAAGTGGTGTTCGACTTCTACGACCGGCTGAAATCGGTGTCGAAAGGCTACGCGTCTTTCGACTATCAGCTCACCGATTATCGTGAGGGCGATCTCGTCAAGCTGCAGATGCTGGTCAATGGCGATCCGGTCGATGCGCTGTCCATGCTTGTCCATCGCACGCGCGCCGAAACCCGCGGCCGCGCCATGTGCGAGAAGCTGAAGGACCTGATCCCGCCGCATCTCTTCGTCATCCCGATCCAGGCGGCGATCGGCGGCAAGATCATCGCGCGCGAAACGGTGCGCGCCCTGCGCAAGGACGTCACCGCGAAATGTTACGGCGGCGACGCCAGCCGCAAGCGCAAGCTCCTCGACAAGCAGAAAGAGGGCAAGAAGCGCATGCGCCAGTTCGGCAAGGTGGAGATTCCGCAGGAAGCCTTCATCGCAGCGCTCAAGATGGACAGTTGA
- a CDS encoding chromate transporter, with product MLKPENSRDDLPPMTEAAVKIDDEPPTPLRLFLVFARIGLTSFGGGLSGWFLREFCYRRRWLTEDEFLNGLSLSQALPGVNVTNVAIWIGHRLCGFKGALASVAGIVVPPAFVIILLSTIFAWLSRYPVTHLALVGAAAASIGLTLTMAITAARRVTRKIRPIAFMIATFCAVAVLHLPLIWVVLIAGGLSVALEYFDPGSF from the coding sequence GTGCTGAAGCCCGAGAATTCGCGCGACGATCTTCCGCCGATGACCGAAGCCGCGGTGAAAATAGACGACGAGCCGCCAACGCCGCTGCGACTTTTTCTTGTTTTCGCGCGCATCGGGCTGACCAGCTTTGGCGGCGGACTGAGCGGCTGGTTCCTACGCGAATTCTGTTATCGCCGCCGCTGGCTAACCGAGGACGAATTCCTCAACGGCCTCTCGCTCTCGCAGGCGCTGCCCGGCGTGAACGTGACCAATGTCGCGATCTGGATCGGTCATCGCCTGTGCGGATTCAAGGGCGCGCTGGCGAGCGTGGCGGGCATCGTCGTTCCACCCGCTTTCGTGATCATCCTTCTCAGCACAATCTTCGCTTGGCTCTCGCGCTATCCCGTCACGCATCTTGCGCTTGTCGGCGCGGCGGCTGCAAGCATCGGGCTGACGCTCACCATGGCTATCACGGCGGCGCGGCGCGTGACGCGCAAGATCAGGCCGATCGCCTTTATGATCGCGACATTCTGCGCGGTCGCCGTGCTGCACCTGCCGCTGATCTGGGTGGTGCTGATCGCGGGCGGGCTGAGCGTCGCGCTCGAATATTTCGATCCCGGCTCTTTCTGA
- a CDS encoding chromate transporter, whose translation MANKLLEIAAVYAPLSFATIGGGQTIVADVQRQVVDSHHWLTNTEFLNAFAIARMAPGPGSLLATLLGWQVAGLAGAIVATLSIFGPTAIMMLGVAHVWSRHRGARWQMALERGLRPVATGMIVATAYVLFISLDGGWPARIIALFSTVVIMFTRINALIVLAACAGAYVGFAMMTGG comes from the coding sequence ATGGCGAACAAGCTTCTCGAAATCGCCGCCGTCTATGCGCCGCTGTCCTTTGCGACCATTGGCGGCGGCCAGACGATCGTCGCCGACGTGCAGCGGCAGGTGGTCGATTCCCATCACTGGCTGACCAACACCGAATTCCTCAACGCCTTCGCCATCGCACGCATGGCGCCGGGACCGGGCTCGCTGCTCGCGACGCTGCTCGGCTGGCAGGTGGCGGGACTTGCGGGCGCGATCGTCGCGACTTTGTCGATCTTCGGGCCGACGGCGATCATGATGCTGGGCGTCGCCCATGTCTGGTCGCGCCATCGCGGCGCACGCTGGCAGATGGCGCTGGAGCGGGGCTTACGCCCTGTGGCGACGGGAATGATCGTCGCGACAGCCTATGTTCTCTTCATCTCGCTCGATGGCGGCTGGCCGGCGCGCATCATCGCGCTGTTCTCGACCGTCGTGATTATGTTCACGCGCATCAATGCGCTGATCGTGCTGGCGGCGTGTGCGGGGGCATATGTCGGCTTCGCGATGATGACGGGCGGGTGA
- a CDS encoding DUF72 domain-containing protein — protein sequence MAVQGAIRIGIGGWNFEEWRGTFYPKGLSQKKELEYASSKLTSTEVNATYYGSQKPETFAKWREETPDGFVFALKASRFCTNKKVLAEAAPSIEKFFAQGLLELKEKLGPINWQFMETKKFDPKDFEAFLKLLPKSIEGRDIRHAVEVRNPGFGNPEFIDMLRSYGVALIYTDKEDFPNLADITAPFVYARLQRMSEKMKDGYAPKALDEWASRAKEWASGGAPKDLPYVGSPEKKPPKSRDAFVYFINGFKPKAPFAAMAAIERVKG from the coding sequence ATGGCTGTGCAGGGCGCAATCCGCATCGGCATCGGCGGATGGAATTTCGAGGAATGGCGCGGGACCTTCTATCCCAAGGGGTTGTCGCAGAAGAAGGAGCTCGAATACGCCTCGAGCAAGCTCACCTCGACGGAGGTGAACGCCACCTATTACGGCTCGCAGAAGCCGGAGACCTTCGCGAAATGGCGCGAGGAGACGCCTGACGGTTTCGTCTTCGCGCTCAAGGCGTCGCGCTTCTGCACGAACAAGAAGGTGCTGGCGGAAGCCGCTCCCTCGATCGAGAAGTTCTTCGCGCAAGGTCTGCTGGAGCTGAAGGAGAAGCTCGGGCCGATCAACTGGCAGTTCATGGAGACGAAGAAATTCGATCCCAAGGATTTCGAGGCTTTCCTCAAGCTCCTGCCGAAGAGCATCGAGGGCCGCGACATCAGGCATGCGGTCGAGGTCCGCAATCCTGGCTTCGGCAACCCGGAATTCATCGACATGCTGCGCAGTTATGGCGTGGCGCTGATCTATACGGACAAGGAGGATTTCCCGAACCTCGCCGACATCACCGCGCCCTTCGTCTATGCGCGGTTGCAGCGCATGTCCGAGAAGATGAAGGACGGTTACGCGCCGAAGGCGCTCGACGAATGGGCGTCGCGCGCGAAGGAGTGGGCGTCAGGCGGCGCGCCGAAGGATCTGCCCTATGTAGGTTCGCCGGAGAAGAAGCCGCCGAAATCGCGCGACGCGTTTGTCTACTTCATCAACGGCTTCAAGCCGAAGGCGCCATTCGCGGCGATGGCGGCGATCGAGAGGGTGAAGGGGTAG
- a CDS encoding methyl-accepting chemotaxis protein, translating to MITGSTPATFSDAERAVAREILRVLDPHIRPAIEKLYRDSFGASETGLDPRTIDDEVLKVRRIFSLEFDAEYLRAKQAIVSQAVRKGIEVAHYPLFFESDFANFLTPLAAGWRMRGVPLREAFRVFSKVMLTDVSYSMGYFIAHAEEERMRELLAIKNAFRGEIAERVGAIRTRLDGVAQQTSSLSDGAARTLGALAESQSRPEEVTAHVAKIADATRSFSASADQIAGETSQSAAAADLAAARCDKTQGSLALLNDASAQIGAIVKLITRLAAQTNLLALNASIEAARAGAAGRSFSVVAQEVKTLAQETAKATDVIAQKVQQVREASAGLGADIGALAETMTRLQSGARAVANAVDEQASAIRDIASLSAASVAGVDAIAQHASSVESMAGGAAGLARQVEQELTGAARLASELEASVGVFLMRVGEQREAG from the coding sequence ATGATAACCGGCTCCACTCCCGCCACATTCTCGGACGCTGAACGCGCCGTCGCGCGCGAAATCCTGCGGGTTCTCGATCCGCATATCCGCCCGGCCATCGAAAAGCTCTATCGCGACTCCTTCGGCGCGTCCGAAACAGGGCTTGATCCCAGGACGATCGATGACGAAGTTCTGAAAGTGCGGCGGATTTTTTCGCTTGAATTCGATGCGGAATATCTGCGCGCCAAGCAGGCCATTGTTTCTCAGGCCGTGCGCAAGGGCATCGAGGTCGCGCACTATCCCCTGTTCTTTGAATCGGATTTCGCGAATTTCCTGACGCCGCTCGCCGCGGGATGGCGCATGCGCGGCGTTCCGTTGCGTGAAGCGTTCCGCGTGTTCTCGAAGGTGATGCTCACCGACGTCTCCTATTCAATGGGCTACTTCATCGCTCATGCCGAAGAGGAGCGCATGCGCGAGCTGCTGGCGATCAAGAACGCATTTCGCGGCGAGATCGCCGAACGGGTCGGCGCGATCCGGACCCGCCTCGACGGCGTCGCGCAGCAGACCAGTTCGCTGTCCGACGGCGCGGCGCGCACGCTCGGCGCTCTCGCCGAAAGCCAGTCGCGGCCAGAGGAAGTCACGGCCCATGTGGCGAAGATCGCGGATGCGACGCGGAGCTTCAGCGCCAGCGCCGATCAGATCGCCGGCGAAACCTCGCAATCCGCGGCGGCCGCCGATCTTGCCGCGGCGCGTTGCGACAAGACGCAAGGCAGCCTCGCCTTGCTGAATGACGCGAGCGCGCAGATCGGCGCCATCGTGAAGCTGATCACCAGGCTCGCCGCCCAGACGAATCTTCTCGCGCTCAACGCCTCGATCGAAGCCGCGCGCGCCGGCGCAGCCGGCCGCAGTTTTTCGGTCGTAGCCCAGGAGGTCAAGACGCTGGCCCAGGAAACGGCGAAAGCGACGGATGTGATTGCACAGAAGGTGCAGCAAGTGCGCGAAGCCAGCGCCGGCCTCGGCGCTGACATCGGCGCGCTGGCTGAAACCATGACGCGGCTGCAAAGCGGCGCACGCGCCGTTGCGAACGCGGTCGATGAGCAAGCCTCAGCGATTCGCGACATCGCCAGTCTGAGCGCCGCCTCCGTCGCGGGCGTCGACGCCATCGCGCAGCATGCGAGTTCGGTCGAAAGCATGGCCGGCGGCGCGGCTGGCCTCGCGCGGCAGGTGGAGCAGGAACTCACGGGCGCCGCGCGTCTCGCCAGCGAGCTCGAAGCCTCCGTTGGCGTTTTTCTCATGCGGGTGGGCGAGCAGCGCGAAGCGGGTTGA
- a CDS encoding Tim44/TimA family putative adaptor protein, with amino-acid sequence MDVTTLIFLGLAVFVIWRLWAVLGQRPDSPPFDPRARRDAPPSGPAPGAPNGNVIPLPGARAPETPRAPANDPERWRGVADAGSALARGLDAVAAADPSFNAESFSQGARAAYEMIVTSFSRGDRATLKNLLSKDVFEGFSAAIADRESKKHTAETTFVSIDEAKIVEAELKDRQAQATVRFVSKIISVTRDAAGAVVDGAGDKIVEVTDIWTFARDVRARDPNWVLIATEAGA; translated from the coding sequence ATGGACGTGACAACTCTGATCTTTCTCGGCCTCGCCGTCTTCGTGATCTGGCGGTTGTGGGCCGTGCTTGGCCAGAGGCCGGATTCGCCGCCGTTCGATCCGCGCGCGCGCCGTGACGCGCCGCCGTCCGGACCGGCTCCGGGCGCGCCGAACGGCAACGTCATCCCGCTTCCGGGCGCCCGCGCGCCCGAGACGCCGCGCGCGCCGGCGAATGATCCCGAGCGCTGGCGCGGCGTCGCCGACGCCGGCTCCGCCCTTGCACGCGGTCTCGACGCCGTGGCCGCCGCCGATCCCAGCTTCAACGCCGAAAGCTTCTCCCAGGGCGCTCGCGCCGCCTACGAGATGATCGTCACCAGCTTCAGCCGCGGCGACCGGGCGACGCTCAAGAATCTCCTGTCGAAGGACGTGTTCGAGGGCTTCTCCGCCGCGATCGCTGACCGCGAATCGAAGAAGCACACCGCCGAGACCACCTTCGTCTCGATCGACGAGGCCAAGATCGTCGAGGCGGAGCTTAAGGACCGACAGGCGCAGGCGACCGTGCGCTTCGTCTCCAAGATCATCAGCGTCACCCGCGACGCGGCAGGGGCCGTCGTCGACGGCGCCGGCGACAAGATCGTCGAGGTCACCGATATCTGGACCTTCGCGCGGGACGTGCGCGCGCGCGATCCCAACTGGGTGCTGATCGCGACGGAAGCCGGCGCGTGA
- the mltA gene encoding murein transglycosylase A, producing MGAGKAKAALLPGLCLAAGIAMSAAAGDLPGPAGATLRPLAFSDIAGWASDDHAAAFRAFRATCLPIVESRDELRRAKPASSGLVAACRSALALTEANARAFFERAFAPFEVIPASGRGFLTGYYEPEVAGSRTTAPGFSWPIYARPTDLATRGPDEPLAGIDPDLAAARRTPTGFEPMPDRAAIEAGALGGEAKPLLYVRDEVEAFFIHVQGSARIKLNDGSVARLAYAGRNGHAYTSVGRLLVTEFGLTPEDVTLEKLKAWLRAHPDEGRALMRRNRSFIFFRIADELDPKDGPIGGAGAPLQPDRSLAVDRELWSYGLPVFIDADVPAEVDPAQRIARLVIAQDTGSAIVGPARGDLFFGAGEEMGRRAGALRHAARFIVLLPRADGAP from the coding sequence ATGGGCGCGGGGAAGGCGAAAGCCGCCCTTCTGCCCGGCCTGTGTCTCGCCGCCGGGATCGCCATGAGCGCGGCGGCCGGAGACCTGCCGGGACCTGCCGGCGCGACGCTCAGGCCGCTCGCCTTTTCCGACATCGCGGGCTGGGCGAGCGACGACCACGCCGCCGCATTCCGCGCGTTCCGCGCCACCTGCCTTCCCATTGTCGAGAGCCGCGATGAACTCCGGCGCGCAAAACCCGCGTCATCGGGCCTCGTCGCCGCCTGCCGCTCCGCGCTTGCGCTGACGGAAGCCAACGCCCGCGCCTTCTTCGAGCGGGCATTCGCGCCCTTCGAGGTGATTCCCGCATCGGGGCGCGGATTCCTGACCGGCTATTACGAACCGGAGGTGGCGGGTTCCCGGACGACGGCGCCGGGATTCTCCTGGCCGATCTATGCTCGCCCGACCGATCTCGCGACGCGCGGGCCGGACGAGCCGCTCGCGGGGATCGATCCTGATCTCGCGGCGGCCCGACGCACGCCCACAGGCTTCGAGCCCATGCCCGATCGCGCCGCCATCGAGGCTGGCGCGCTGGGCGGAGAAGCAAAGCCGCTCCTCTATGTTCGCGACGAGGTCGAAGCTTTTTTCATCCATGTGCAGGGCTCGGCGCGCATCAAGCTCAATGACGGCTCCGTCGCGCGCCTCGCCTATGCCGGCCGCAACGGCCACGCCTACACATCCGTCGGCCGGTTGCTGGTCACGGAATTCGGGCTGACGCCGGAAGACGTCACGCTTGAGAAACTGAAAGCCTGGCTGCGCGCGCATCCCGATGAGGGTCGCGCACTGATGCGGCGCAACCGCTCCTTCATCTTCTTCCGCATCGCCGACGAACTCGATCCCAAGGATGGGCCGATCGGCGGCGCTGGCGCGCCGCTGCAGCCTGATCGTTCGCTCGCGGTCGATCGCGAATTGTGGAGCTACGGCCTGCCGGTCTTCATCGACGCAGACGTTCCCGCCGAGGTCGATCCCGCGCAGCGCATCGCGCGGCTCGTGATCGCGCAGGATACCGGCAGCGCCATCGTTGGTCCGGCGCGCGGCGATCTCTTCTTCGGCGCCGGCGAAGAAATGGGACGGCGCGCCGGCGCGCTGCGCCACGCCGCGCGCTTCATCGTTCTCCTGCCGCGCGCGGACGGCGCGCCGTGA